From Streptomyces sp. TLI_053, a single genomic window includes:
- a CDS encoding GNAT family protein gives MRVAIRAPRAGDEVAYAEAVRRSAEHIGRWNPVEPDALPDLLERQGPGLRTFLIIDLETGGLVGKVNVANIVMGRFCNGSLGYDSFLPFAGTGRMTEGLRLVLDTCFAGHPEGGLGLHRLEINVQPDNGRSIALAKRLGFRHEGFTPRMLFLQGGWRDHERFALTSEEWPGSAAADERG, from the coding sequence ATGCGAGTAGCGATCAGGGCCCCGCGGGCCGGGGACGAGGTGGCGTACGCCGAGGCGGTCCGGCGGTCCGCCGAGCACATCGGCCGGTGGAACCCGGTCGAGCCGGACGCCCTGCCGGACCTGCTGGAGCGCCAGGGGCCGGGGCTGCGGACCTTCCTGATCATCGACCTGGAGACCGGCGGGCTGGTCGGCAAGGTCAATGTGGCCAACATCGTGATGGGCCGCTTCTGCAACGGCTCGCTGGGCTACGACTCGTTCCTGCCGTTCGCCGGCACCGGGCGGATGACCGAGGGCCTGCGGCTGGTGCTGGACACCTGCTTCGCCGGGCACCCGGAGGGCGGGCTGGGGCTGCACCGGCTGGAGATCAACGTCCAGCCGGACAACGGGCGGTCGATCGCGCTCGCCAAGCGGCTGGGCTTCCGGCACGAGGGGTTCACGCCGCGGATGCTGTTCCTCCAGGGGGGCTGGCGGGACCACGAGCGGTTCGCGCTGACCTCGGAGGAATGGCCCGGGTCGGCCGCGGC
- the ffh gene encoding signal recognition particle protein: protein MFDTLSDRLAATFKNLRGKGRLSEADIDATTREIRIALLEADVALPVVRAFIKRVKERALGAEVSGALNPAQQIIKIVNEELVAILGGETRRVRFAKSGPTVIMLAGLQGAGKTTLAGKLGHWLKKQKHTPLLVACDLQRPNAVNQLQVVADRAGVAFYGPQPGNGVGDPVQVARDSIEYAKQKQYDVVVVDTAGRLGIDAELMQQAADIRAAVNPDEVLFVVDAMIGQDAVTTAQAFLDGVDFTGVVLSKLDGDARGGAALSVAHVTGRQIMFASNGEKVDDFDAFHPDRMASRILGMGDVLSLIEKAEQTFSQAEAEKIAAKLRGGPKAFTLDDFLSQLEQVQKMGSISKLLGMLPGMGQIRDQINNIDDKDVNRVGAIIKSMTPTERAEPELINGSRRARIAKGSGVQVGEVKNLVERFFEARKMMSAMASGKGVPGMPGIPGMGGGGKKSTKKAPAAKGKRKSGNPLKRAQEEAAAAERRALGPGADQAPAQGGAFGLGAGKGPADFELPKEFKDLL, encoded by the coding sequence GTGTTCGACACCCTTTCCGATCGCCTCGCAGCGACGTTCAAGAACCTCCGGGGCAAGGGCCGCCTGAGCGAGGCGGACATCGACGCCACCACCCGCGAGATCCGCATCGCGCTGCTGGAGGCGGATGTCGCGCTGCCGGTCGTCCGGGCCTTCATCAAGCGGGTGAAGGAGCGCGCGCTCGGCGCCGAGGTCTCCGGTGCGCTGAACCCGGCGCAGCAGATCATCAAGATCGTCAACGAGGAGCTCGTCGCCATTCTCGGCGGCGAGACCCGCCGGGTGCGGTTCGCCAAGAGCGGCCCGACGGTGATCATGCTCGCGGGCCTCCAGGGTGCCGGCAAGACGACCCTCGCGGGCAAGCTCGGCCACTGGCTGAAGAAGCAGAAGCACACCCCGCTGCTGGTCGCCTGCGACCTCCAGCGCCCCAACGCCGTCAACCAGCTGCAGGTCGTCGCCGACCGCGCGGGCGTCGCGTTCTACGGGCCGCAGCCGGGCAACGGCGTCGGCGACCCGGTCCAGGTGGCCCGGGACTCGATCGAGTACGCCAAGCAGAAGCAGTACGACGTCGTCGTCGTCGACACCGCCGGCCGCCTCGGCATCGACGCCGAGCTCATGCAGCAGGCCGCCGACATCCGGGCCGCGGTGAACCCGGACGAGGTCCTGTTCGTCGTCGACGCCATGATCGGCCAGGACGCGGTCACCACCGCGCAGGCCTTCCTCGACGGTGTCGACTTCACCGGTGTGGTGCTCTCCAAGCTCGACGGCGACGCCCGCGGCGGTGCCGCGCTCTCGGTCGCGCACGTCACCGGCCGCCAGATCATGTTCGCCTCCAACGGCGAGAAGGTCGACGACTTCGACGCCTTCCACCCGGACCGGATGGCCTCGCGCATCCTGGGCATGGGTGACGTCCTCTCGCTGATCGAGAAGGCCGAGCAGACCTTCTCGCAGGCCGAGGCCGAGAAGATCGCCGCCAAGCTGCGCGGCGGCCCGAAGGCCTTCACGCTGGACGACTTCCTGTCGCAGCTGGAGCAGGTCCAGAAGATGGGCTCGATCTCCAAGCTGCTGGGGATGCTGCCCGGGATGGGCCAGATCCGCGACCAGATCAACAACATCGACGACAAGGACGTCAACCGCGTCGGCGCCATCATCAAGTCGATGACCCCGACCGAGCGGGCCGAGCCGGAGCTGATCAACGGCTCGCGCCGGGCCCGTATCGCCAAGGGTTCGGGTGTCCAGGTCGGCGAGGTGAAGAACCTGGTCGAGCGGTTCTTCGAGGCCCGCAAGATGATGTCGGCGATGGCCTCCGGCAAGGGCGTCCCCGGTATGCCGGGCATCCCGGGCATGGGTGGCGGCGGCAAGAAGAGCACCAAGAAGGCCCCGGCCGCCAAGGGCAAGCGCAAGAGCGGCAACCCGCTGAAGCGGGCGCAGGAGGAGGCCGCGGCCGCCGAGCGCCGCGCGCTCGGCCCCGGTGCCGACCAGGCGCCCGCCCAGGGCGGCGCGTTCGGTCTCGGCGCGGGCAAGGGCCCGGCCGACTTCGAGCTGCCCAAGGAGTTCAAGGACCTGCTGTAG
- a CDS encoding [protein-PII] uridylyltransferase: MDSHTDDSRTGDSRTGDSRTGNSRTGNSHTDDSRTGDSHPGQAGPADPAAARAALLAAPGPGGRARRAELSARTDDWLAALFASAGAPAGTAVVAVGGYGRGELSPRSDLDVLLLHEGRLDPALPERLWYPVWDSGAALDHAVRTPAEARAVAAADLKAQLGLLDARHVAGDPALTAALRSTVLADWRAGAVRRLPELRELARERAERHGELSFLLEPDLKEARGGLRDVVALDAIAASWLADAPREGLDAAALRLADVRDALHLATGRATDRLALQDQDQVAERLGVLDADTLLRQVYEAARTVAYAADVTWRAVDRVLAARSGRGRRPHRRGFPFAGAFGGASGGASGAARRGAGAVARGAVERRPLAEGVVEQDGEAVLAQGARPAVDPVLPLRVAAAAAQNGLAVSHATVRRLAAECRPLPVPWPDEAREQLVTLLGAGEACLPVWEALEAEGLITRMLPDWERVRCRPQRNAVHRWTVDRHLVETAVRAAAMTRRVARPDLLLVAALLHDLGKGWPGDHSEAGEVIVRDVAARMGFDPESVETLAVLVRHHLTLVDTATRRDPDDPATVEAVTKVVTTLPRLELLRALTEADALATGPAAWSGWRASLVDGLTARAAARLAGDAVPGPEPAAAPTAEQERLAVEAARTGGPALSLLAQAGADAAGTEPMGVRLLLAVPDRPGLLGTVAGVLALHRLAVRSAGLRELDPIGAGPVLLLSWTVAAEFGELPEAARLRADLRRALDGSLDVARRLAERDAAAPRRRGIPTPPPVVAVAPPVASANATVLEVRAHDAPGLLHRIGRALDGAGVRVRTAHVSTLGADVVDAFYLTDAAGRPLSARRAGEVAAAVREALG; this comes from the coding sequence ATGGACTCCCACACCGACGACTCCCGCACCGGCGACTCCCGCACCGGCGACTCCCGCACCGGCAACTCCCGCACCGGCAACTCCCACACCGACGACTCCCGCACCGGCGACTCCCACCCTGGCCAGGCCGGACCGGCCGACCCCGCCGCCGCTCGGGCCGCGCTGCTCGCCGCCCCCGGACCCGGCGGCCGGGCCCGGCGCGCCGAACTGTCCGCGCGCACCGACGACTGGCTGGCCGCCCTGTTCGCCTCGGCCGGCGCCCCGGCCGGGACCGCCGTGGTCGCGGTCGGCGGTTACGGGCGCGGCGAGCTCTCCCCGCGCAGCGACCTCGACGTGCTGCTGCTGCACGAGGGCCGACTGGACCCCGCCCTGCCCGAGCGGCTCTGGTACCCGGTCTGGGACTCCGGCGCGGCCCTGGACCACGCCGTCCGCACTCCGGCCGAGGCCCGGGCGGTGGCGGCCGCCGACCTCAAGGCGCAGCTCGGCCTGCTGGACGCCCGGCACGTCGCGGGCGACCCGGCGCTCACCGCCGCACTGCGCTCCACCGTGCTCGCCGACTGGCGGGCGGGCGCGGTGCGGCGGCTGCCGGAGCTGCGCGAGCTGGCCCGGGAGCGGGCCGAGCGGCACGGCGAGCTGTCCTTCCTGCTGGAGCCCGACCTCAAGGAGGCCAGGGGCGGGCTGCGGGACGTGGTCGCGCTGGACGCGATCGCCGCGAGCTGGCTGGCGGACGCGCCCCGGGAGGGCCTGGACGCGGCCGCGCTCCGGCTGGCCGACGTGCGCGACGCGCTCCACCTGGCCACCGGGCGGGCCACCGATCGGCTGGCCCTGCAGGACCAGGACCAGGTCGCCGAGCGGCTCGGCGTGCTGGACGCGGACACCCTGCTGCGACAGGTCTACGAGGCGGCCAGGACGGTCGCCTACGCCGCGGACGTCACCTGGCGGGCGGTGGACCGGGTGCTGGCCGCCCGCTCGGGCCGGGGCCGCCGTCCGCACCGGCGCGGGTTCCCGTTCGCCGGTGCGTTCGGCGGCGCGTCCGGCGGTGCGTCCGGCGCGGCGCGGCGCGGCGCCGGTGCGGTGGCCCGGGGCGCGGTGGAGCGCCGGCCGCTCGCCGAGGGCGTCGTCGAGCAGGACGGCGAGGCGGTGCTCGCCCAGGGCGCCCGCCCGGCCGTCGACCCGGTGCTGCCGCTGCGGGTCGCGGCGGCGGCCGCGCAGAACGGGCTCGCCGTCTCCCACGCGACGGTGCGCCGGCTGGCCGCCGAGTGCCGTCCGCTGCCGGTGCCCTGGCCGGACGAGGCGCGCGAGCAGCTGGTCACCCTGCTCGGCGCCGGCGAGGCCTGTCTGCCGGTCTGGGAGGCACTGGAGGCGGAGGGGCTGATCACCAGGATGCTGCCGGACTGGGAGCGGGTCCGCTGCCGGCCGCAGCGCAACGCCGTGCACCGCTGGACCGTGGACCGGCACCTGGTGGAGACCGCGGTGCGGGCGGCCGCGATGACCCGCCGGGTGGCCCGGCCGGACCTGCTGCTGGTCGCCGCGCTGCTGCACGACCTCGGCAAGGGCTGGCCCGGTGACCACAGCGAGGCGGGTGAGGTGATCGTCCGCGACGTGGCCGCCCGGATGGGCTTCGACCCGGAGTCGGTGGAGACCCTCGCGGTGCTGGTCCGCCACCACCTGACCCTGGTGGACACCGCGACCCGGCGTGATCCGGACGACCCGGCCACCGTCGAGGCGGTCACCAAGGTGGTCACCACGCTGCCCCGGCTGGAGCTGCTGCGGGCGCTGACCGAGGCGGACGCGCTGGCCACCGGTCCGGCCGCGTGGAGCGGCTGGCGGGCCTCGCTGGTGGACGGGCTGACCGCCCGGGCCGCCGCCCGGCTGGCGGGGGACGCCGTCCCGGGCCCGGAGCCGGCCGCCGCGCCGACCGCCGAGCAGGAGCGGCTCGCGGTGGAGGCGGCCAGGACCGGCGGACCGGCGCTCTCCCTGCTGGCCCAGGCCGGGGCGGACGCGGCGGGCACCGAGCCGATGGGTGTGCGGCTGCTGCTGGCCGTCCCGGACCGGCCGGGGCTGCTCGGCACCGTCGCCGGGGTGCTGGCCCTGCACCGGCTGGCGGTCCGCTCGGCGGGGCTGCGGGAGCTGGACCCGATCGGCGCGGGGCCGGTGCTGCTGCTGTCCTGGACGGTGGCGGCGGAGTTCGGCGAGCTGCCGGAGGCGGCGCGGCTGCGGGCCGATCTGCGCCGGGCCCTGGACGGCTCGCTGGACGTCGCGCGCCGGCTGGCCGAGCGGGACGCGGCGGCCCCGCGCCGGCGGGGGATCCCGACGCCGCCGCCGGTGGTCGCGGTGGCGCCCCCGGTCGCCTCGGCGAACGCCACGGTGCTGGAGGTGCGCGCCCACGACGCCCCCGGGCTGCTGCACCGGATCGGCCGGGCCCTGGACGGCGCGGGGGTGCGGGTGCGGACGGCGCACGTCTCCACCCTGGGCGCGGACGTCGTCGACGCCTTCTACCTGACCGACGCGGCGGGCCGTCCGCTGTCCGCCCGGCGGGCCGGGGAGGTGGCCGCGGCGGTGCGCGAGGCCCTGGGCTGA
- a CDS encoding P-II family nitrogen regulator — MKLITAVIKPHRLDEVKAALQSFGVHGLTVSEASGYGRQRGHTEVYRGAEYTVDLVPKVRVEVLAEDEDAEQLIDVLVEAARTGKIGDGKVWTVPVDTAVRVRTGERGPDAL; from the coding sequence ATGAAGCTCATCACCGCCGTCATCAAGCCCCACCGCCTGGACGAGGTGAAGGCCGCCCTGCAGTCCTTCGGCGTGCACGGCCTGACCGTCTCCGAGGCGAGCGGCTACGGCCGTCAGCGCGGCCACACCGAGGTCTACCGGGGTGCGGAGTACACCGTGGACCTGGTGCCCAAGGTGAGAGTCGAGGTCCTGGCCGAGGACGAGGACGCCGAGCAGCTCATCGACGTCCTGGTCGAGGCGGCCAGGACCGGGAAGATCGGCGACGGCAAGGTGTGGACCGTCCCGGTCGACACCGCGGTCCGGGTCCGCACCGGCGAACGCGGCCCCGACGCCCTGTAG
- a CDS encoding ammonium transporter, protein MPDGFSAGDTAFVLVSAALVMVMTPGLAFFYGGMVRAKSTLNMLAMSFLSLGIVSVLWVLYGYSLSFGPDAGAGLIGNLDFLGMDGIGLDDLAGTIPVTAFSAFQLMFAVITPALISGAVADRAKFTAWGLFVALWVTVVYFPVAHWVFFFDGGNGGWLGDRNGVIDFAGGTAVHINAGVAGLALCLVLGRRIGFRKDPMRPHSLPLVMLGSGLLWFGWFGFNAGSALAANGVAAMALINTQVATGAALIGWLVYEKLRHGAFTTLGAASGAVAGLVAITPACGSVSPLGAVAIGLVAGAACAAAISLKYRFGFDDSLDVVGVHAVGGAIGSLLVGLFATGTVGQSAKGLFYGGGFEQLGKQAMGVAVVAVYSFVLSWLLAKAIDRTIGFRVSEEVEVAGIDQAEHAESAYDFSALGSGLGRSSVAPAPATAVPAATATAAATAVARSTEKTEVDAR, encoded by the coding sequence ATGCCGGACGGCTTCAGCGCGGGTGACACCGCCTTCGTACTCGTCAGTGCGGCCCTGGTCATGGTGATGACCCCGGGGCTGGCCTTCTTCTACGGGGGGATGGTCCGGGCCAAGAGCACACTGAACATGCTGGCGATGAGCTTCCTCTCACTGGGCATCGTCAGCGTGCTGTGGGTCCTCTACGGGTACTCGCTCAGCTTCGGGCCCGACGCGGGCGCCGGTCTGATCGGGAACCTGGACTTCCTGGGGATGGACGGCATCGGCCTCGACGACCTCGCCGGGACGATCCCGGTGACGGCCTTCTCCGCCTTCCAGCTGATGTTCGCCGTGATCACTCCGGCCCTGATCAGCGGGGCGGTGGCGGACCGCGCCAAGTTCACCGCCTGGGGCCTGTTCGTGGCGCTCTGGGTCACCGTGGTCTACTTCCCGGTCGCGCACTGGGTGTTCTTCTTCGACGGCGGGAACGGCGGCTGGCTCGGCGACCGCAACGGCGTGATCGACTTCGCCGGCGGGACGGCCGTCCACATCAACGCCGGTGTCGCGGGCCTGGCGCTGTGCCTGGTGCTCGGCCGGCGGATCGGCTTCCGCAAGGACCCGATGCGCCCGCACTCGCTGCCGCTGGTGATGCTCGGCTCCGGGCTGCTGTGGTTCGGCTGGTTCGGCTTCAACGCCGGCTCGGCGCTGGCCGCCAACGGCGTCGCGGCGATGGCGCTGATCAACACCCAGGTCGCCACCGGCGCCGCGCTGATCGGCTGGCTGGTCTACGAGAAGCTGCGGCACGGCGCCTTCACCACCCTGGGTGCCGCGTCCGGCGCGGTGGCCGGCCTGGTGGCCATCACCCCCGCCTGCGGCTCGGTCTCCCCGCTCGGCGCGGTGGCGATCGGACTGGTCGCCGGAGCCGCCTGCGCGGCCGCGATCAGCCTCAAGTACCGCTTCGGCTTCGACGACTCGCTCGACGTGGTCGGCGTGCACGCGGTCGGCGGGGCGATCGGCTCGCTGCTGGTGGGCCTCTTCGCCACCGGGACGGTCGGCCAGAGTGCCAAGGGGCTCTTCTACGGCGGCGGGTTCGAGCAGCTGGGCAAGCAGGCGATGGGCGTGGCGGTCGTCGCGGTCTACTCCTTCGTGCTCTCCTGGCTGCTGGCCAAGGCGATCGACCGGACGATCGGGTTCCGGGTCTCCGAGGAGGTCGAGGTGGCCGGTATCGACCAGGCCGAGCACGCCGAGTCCGCGTACGACTTCAGTGCCCTCGGTTCGGGCCTGGGCCGGTCCTCGGTCGCCCCGGCGCCCGCGACCGCCGTACCCGCCGCCACCGCCACTGCCGCCGCCACCGCCGTGGCCCGGAGCACCGAGAAGACCGAGGTGGACGCCCGATGA
- a CDS encoding bifunctional DNA primase/polymerase, whose translation MDNLFGELRLGSLRLAPLGARRRTRVTTSQAAAEYTGRWGWAVVVGEPARAAGTPERCHCGTPRCAAPGLHPVPGAGPAAGPGADASVLFPTGRAFDVLDVPEQAGLQALVRLERMGTQVGPVLAAPTGRLQFLVAAGTALRLPDLLYRMGWDDAALDLTCHGEGSYVAAPPTVLAGLGPVRWLRRPTRDNAGCPPEARLLLGTLAYACHRGRERTPEPAWIA comes from the coding sequence ATGGACAACCTGTTCGGCGAACTTCGACTGGGGAGCCTGCGGCTGGCACCGCTGGGCGCGCGCCGTCGCACCCGCGTCACCACGAGCCAGGCGGCCGCGGAGTACACCGGCCGGTGGGGCTGGGCCGTCGTCGTCGGCGAGCCGGCCCGCGCCGCCGGCACCCCGGAGCGCTGCCACTGCGGCACCCCGCGCTGCGCCGCCCCCGGCCTGCACCCCGTGCCCGGAGCCGGCCCGGCCGCCGGCCCCGGCGCGGACGCCTCGGTGCTGTTCCCCACCGGCCGCGCCTTCGACGTCCTGGACGTGCCCGAGCAGGCCGGCCTCCAGGCACTGGTCCGGCTGGAGCGGATGGGCACCCAGGTCGGGCCGGTGCTCGCCGCGCCCACCGGACGGCTGCAGTTCCTGGTCGCGGCCGGTACCGCGCTCCGGCTGCCGGACCTGCTCTACCGGATGGGCTGGGACGACGCCGCGCTCGACCTCACCTGCCACGGCGAGGGCAGCTACGTCGCCGCGCCGCCCACCGTGCTGGCCGGCCTCGGCCCGGTCCGCTGGCTGCGCCGGCCGACCCGGGACAACGCGGGCTGCCCGCCCGAGGCCCGACTGCTGCTGGGCACCCTCGCCTACGCCTGCCACCGCGGCCGTGAGCGCACGCCCGAACCGGCCTGGATCGCCTGA
- the ftsY gene encoding signal recognition particle-docking protein FtsY has product MEYVILAVVIAVVAVGAIAGLVVSGRRRQQLPPKSQAPVITAPPTPREPAVGEEAAPPTEEPRRTVEEVELPAAPEEEAPAEPAAPSVEVPEPTAGRLVRLRSRLSRSQNSLGKGLLSLLSREHLDEDTWEEIEDTLLTADVGVAPTQELVERLRTRVKVLGTRSPDELRALLREELVELIGKDADRTVRSTKHEEGPAVVLVVGVNGVGKTTTTGKLARVLVADGRSVVLGAADTFRAAAADQLQTWGERVGARTVRGPEGGDPASVAFDAVKEGIAEGVDTVLVDTAGRLHTKTGLMDELGKVKRVVEKHGPVDEVLLVLDATTGQNGLVQARVFAEVVDITGIVLTKLDGTAKGGIVIAVQRELGVPVKLIGLGEGADDLAPFEPGAFVDALIGD; this is encoded by the coding sequence ATGGAATACGTGATTCTTGCCGTAGTCATCGCGGTGGTCGCCGTCGGCGCGATCGCCGGACTCGTCGTTTCCGGCAGACGACGCCAGCAGCTGCCCCCGAAGTCGCAGGCGCCGGTCATCACGGCGCCCCCGACCCCGCGCGAGCCCGCCGTCGGCGAGGAGGCCGCGCCACCCACCGAGGAACCGCGCCGCACCGTCGAGGAGGTGGAGCTCCCGGCCGCCCCCGAGGAGGAGGCGCCCGCCGAGCCGGCGGCCCCCTCCGTCGAGGTCCCCGAGCCCACCGCCGGCCGCCTGGTCCGGCTGCGCTCGCGGCTCTCCCGCTCGCAGAACTCGCTGGGCAAGGGGCTGCTCTCGCTGCTCTCCCGCGAGCACCTCGACGAGGACACCTGGGAGGAGATCGAGGACACCCTGCTGACCGCCGACGTCGGCGTGGCCCCCACCCAGGAGCTGGTCGAGCGGCTGCGCACCCGGGTGAAGGTGCTCGGCACCCGCAGCCCGGACGAGCTGCGTGCCCTGCTGCGGGAGGAACTGGTCGAGCTGATCGGCAAGGACGCCGACCGCACCGTCCGTTCCACCAAGCACGAGGAGGGCCCCGCGGTCGTCCTCGTGGTCGGCGTCAACGGCGTCGGCAAGACCACCACCACCGGCAAGCTGGCCCGGGTGCTGGTCGCCGACGGCCGCAGCGTGGTGCTCGGCGCGGCCGACACCTTCCGCGCCGCCGCCGCGGACCAGCTGCAGACCTGGGGCGAGCGCGTCGGCGCCCGCACGGTGCGCGGCCCCGAGGGCGGTGACCCGGCCTCGGTCGCCTTCGACGCGGTCAAGGAGGGCATCGCCGAGGGTGTGGACACCGTGCTGGTGGACACCGCCGGCCGCCTGCACACCAAGACCGGTCTGATGGACGAGCTGGGCAAGGTCAAGCGGGTCGTCGAGAAGCACGGCCCGGTGGACGAGGTGCTGCTGGTGCTGGACGCCACCACCGGCCAGAACGGGCTGGTCCAGGCCCGGGTCTTCGCCGAGGTGGTCGACATCACCGGCATCGTGCTGACCAAGCTGGACGGCACCGCCAAGGGCGGCATCGTGATCGCGGTCCAGCGGGAGCTGGGCGTGCCGGTCAAGCTGATCGGTCTGGGCGAGGGCGCCGACGACCTGGCGCCGTTCGAGCCGGGCGCGTTCGTGGACGCGCTGATCGGGGACTGA